Proteins encoded together in one Deinococcus irradiatisoli window:
- the rocF gene encoding arginase, whose product MDISILGIPMDLGAGRRGVDMGPSALRNANLDAALRALGHQVRDLGDVPVRVPETLNKYQDQGLVFLEEILSACTGAYERLRDLDANTFPIALGGDHSVSMGTVPGAARGRRSGVVWVDAHADFNTPGSSESGNIHGMPVAHLTGLGDARLSSIAGDWHARPEDIVMIGLRSVDPRERELVAEAGIKTYTMKDVDQLGMTRIAQETLERLGHLERLHVSFDADALDPVVCPGVGTPVPGGLSYREGHLLMELFAESGRVTSLDLVEVNPILDVRNQTAEVMVGMAASLLGQRIL is encoded by the coding sequence ATGGACATTTCGATTCTGGGCATTCCGATGGATCTCGGCGCCGGGCGCCGGGGCGTGGATATGGGGCCCTCGGCCCTGCGCAACGCCAACCTCGACGCGGCCCTGCGGGCGCTGGGCCACCAGGTGCGCGATCTGGGCGACGTGCCGGTGCGGGTGCCGGAAACCCTCAACAAGTACCAGGACCAGGGACTGGTGTTTCTGGAAGAAATTCTCAGCGCCTGCACCGGCGCCTACGAGCGCCTGCGCGACCTTGACGCGAATACCTTTCCCATCGCGCTGGGCGGCGACCACTCGGTGAGCATGGGCACGGTGCCGGGCGCGGCGCGCGGGCGGCGCAGCGGGGTGGTGTGGGTGGACGCCCACGCCGATTTCAACACCCCCGGCAGCAGCGAGAGCGGCAACATCCACGGCATGCCGGTGGCCCACCTCACCGGGCTGGGCGACGCGCGGCTGAGCAGCATCGCCGGCGACTGGCACGCCCGGCCCGAGGACATCGTGATGATCGGGCTGCGCAGCGTGGACCCCCGCGAGCGCGAACTGGTGGCCGAGGCCGGCATCAAGACCTACACCATGAAAGACGTGGACCAGCTGGGCATGACCCGCATCGCCCAGGAAACCCTGGAGCGGCTGGGACACCTCGAGCGCCTGCACGTCTCGTTCGACGCCGACGCGCTCGATCCGGTGGTCTGCCCCGGCGTCGGTACCCCGGTGCCGGGCGGCCTGAGTTACCGCGAAGGCCACCTTCTGATGGAACTGTTTGCCGAGTCGGGCCGGGTCACCAGCCTGGACCTGGTGGAAGTCAACCCGATTCTCGACGTGCGCAACCAGACCGCCGAGGTGATGGTGGGCATGGCGGCGAGTCTGCTGGGGCAGCGCATTCTATAA
- a CDS encoding glutamate-cysteine ligase family protein, translating to MSALHSAPASYGLEEEVFVLHGGRTRLGSLWNMGELLWQDPRRNWSATATNFRRGPAARREPMSSVEVSTAVELSAATLFSAALSRRAALARAFPVGQLIALGALPGSDRYHTAGLHLHVGVPEHERERVYGNLAHALPVLALASASSPYFGEGGQGPLSRVKSSFALGELGPDPYDRFQDLIVTRRLGTLELRVPDPVPDPERLWAILQAVERIVRWPGRWPWSRENYNALRREMLGGLTPALRARAEEIREVSGFPLSWAEHTEAERVLAHTEAHGWDSTCAHLDGLYRSGVWQDLGTPHAPPPRWQGPAGFARYYLPKLPYIARKAYVENKK from the coding sequence ATGTCCGCTCTGCACTCCGCGCCGGCCAGCTACGGTCTGGAAGAAGAAGTGTTCGTGCTGCACGGCGGGCGCACCCGGCTGGGCAGCCTCTGGAACATGGGGGAGCTGCTGTGGCAGGACCCGCGCCGCAACTGGAGCGCCACCGCCACCAACTTCCGGCGCGGCCCGGCCGCCCGGCGCGAACCGATGAGCAGCGTGGAGGTCAGCACCGCCGTCGAGCTGAGCGCCGCCACCCTCTTCTCGGCGGCCCTGTCGCGCCGCGCCGCGCTGGCCCGGGCTTTTCCGGTGGGCCAGCTGATCGCGCTGGGCGCCCTGCCCGGCAGCGACCGCTACCACACCGCCGGGCTGCACCTCCACGTCGGCGTGCCGGAACATGAGCGCGAGCGGGTCTACGGCAACCTGGCCCACGCCCTGCCGGTGCTGGCCCTGGCGAGCGCCAGCAGTCCGTACTTCGGCGAGGGCGGCCAGGGACCGCTCTCACGGGTGAAGTCGTCGTTCGCGCTGGGCGAACTCGGCCCCGATCCCTACGACCGCTTTCAGGACCTGATCGTGACCCGGCGCCTGGGCACCCTCGAACTGCGGGTGCCCGATCCGGTGCCGGACCCGGAGCGGCTGTGGGCCATCTTGCAGGCGGTGGAGCGCATCGTGCGCTGGCCGGGGCGCTGGCCCTGGAGCCGGGAAAACTACAACGCCCTGCGCCGCGAGATGCTCGGCGGCCTGACCCCGGCGCTGCGGGCGCGGGCCGAGGAAATCCGGGAGGTGAGCGGCTTCCCGCTTTCCTGGGCCGAGCACACCGAGGCCGAGCGGGTGCTCGCCCACACCGAGGCGCACGGCTGGGACAGCACCTGCGCCCACCTCGACGGGCTCTACCGCAGCGGTGTGTGGCAGGACCTCGGCACCCCGCACGCGCCGCCGCCCCGCTGGCAGGGGCCGGCGGGTTTTGCCCGCTACTACCTGCCCAAGCTGCCGTACATCGCCCGCAAGGCCTACGTGGAGAACAAGAAATGA
- the cpdB gene encoding 2',3'-cyclic-nucleotide 2'-phosphodiesterase, producing the protein MKSLSLLTLALASLAGAQTAQPTVDLRILETTDLHTAALGYDYYQDKPTGEFGFEYTATLIENARNEKRNTLLYDNGDLIQGNPLGDYVARVNPLKVGQLHPMHAAMRLLRYDAGNLGNHEFNYGLPYLQQVMAAAPMPMVSANVYIDDGDNNPDNDKNAFTPYLIQRKLVYDTEGRPQVINVGVIGFLPPQIMQWDKGNLEGKVTTRDIVETARKFVPQMKAQGADIIVAIAHSGLAADYEPGQENAATELTKVPGIDVVLSGHSHQEFPGPVYKSIPGADIVKGTINGKPVVMAGFWGNDLGIIDLKLQKTAEGWQVQDSTSMLRPIWDKAAKASLVTPDPRIARAVKIAHDGTLAYVRGKVADLAAPINSYWSLVQDDPSVQLVSNAQIAYVKSALAGGPYADLPVLSAAAPFKAGGRSGASYYTDIPAGTLAIKNVADLYVYPNTVQAVVVTGAQVQEWLERSAGQFKQIDPAKAEPQELVDTSFPTYNFDIIDGVNYEIDVTQPSRYDASGKLVHPEAHRIKNLSFGGKPIDPSAKFVVATNNYRASGGGSFPGLDGKNIVLQAPDETRQAIIKYFQDQKTVNPTADNNWKLTPIPGVSLLYPSSPNAQKSLPAGASLLNTGADGFANYVIKF; encoded by the coding sequence GTGAAATCCCTTTCCCTTCTGACCCTGGCCCTGGCGAGTCTCGCCGGCGCCCAGACGGCTCAGCCGACCGTTGACCTCCGCATTCTGGAAACCACCGACCTGCACACCGCCGCGCTGGGCTACGACTACTACCAGGACAAGCCCACCGGCGAGTTCGGCTTCGAGTACACCGCCACCCTGATCGAGAACGCCAGAAACGAGAAGCGCAACACCTTGCTCTACGACAACGGCGACCTGATTCAGGGCAACCCGCTGGGCGACTACGTGGCGCGGGTCAATCCGCTCAAGGTGGGGCAGCTGCACCCGATGCACGCCGCCATGCGCCTGCTGCGCTACGACGCCGGCAACCTGGGCAACCACGAATTCAACTACGGCCTGCCCTACCTCCAGCAGGTGATGGCCGCCGCGCCGATGCCGATGGTCAGCGCCAACGTCTACATCGACGACGGCGACAACAACCCCGACAACGACAAGAACGCCTTCACCCCCTACCTGATTCAGCGCAAGCTGGTCTACGACACCGAGGGCCGCCCGCAGGTGATCAACGTCGGCGTGATCGGCTTCCTGCCGCCGCAGATCATGCAGTGGGACAAGGGCAACCTGGAAGGCAAGGTCACCACCCGCGACATCGTGGAAACCGCCAGGAAGTTCGTGCCGCAGATGAAGGCCCAGGGCGCCGACATCATCGTGGCGATTGCCCACAGCGGGCTGGCCGCCGACTACGAGCCGGGCCAGGAAAACGCCGCCACCGAGCTGACCAAGGTGCCGGGCATCGACGTGGTGCTCAGCGGCCACAGCCACCAGGAATTCCCGGGGCCGGTGTACAAGAGCATTCCCGGCGCCGACATCGTCAAGGGCACCATCAACGGCAAGCCGGTGGTGATGGCCGGTTTCTGGGGCAACGATCTGGGCATCATCGACCTCAAGCTGCAAAAGACCGCCGAAGGCTGGCAGGTGCAAGACAGCACCTCGATGCTGCGCCCGATCTGGGACAAGGCCGCCAAGGCCAGCCTGGTGACGCCGGACCCGCGCATCGCCCGCGCTGTGAAAATCGCCCACGACGGCACGCTGGCCTACGTACGCGGCAAGGTCGCCGATCTGGCGGCGCCGATCAACTCGTACTGGTCGCTGGTGCAGGACGACCCCAGCGTGCAGCTGGTCAGCAACGCCCAGATCGCCTACGTCAAGTCGGCGCTGGCCGGCGGCCCCTACGCCGATCTGCCGGTGCTCTCGGCGGCGGCGCCCTTCAAGGCTGGCGGACGCAGCGGGGCCAGCTACTACACCGATATTCCCGCCGGCACGCTGGCGATCAAGAACGTCGCTGACCTCTACGTCTACCCCAACACCGTGCAGGCGGTCGTGGTGACCGGCGCGCAGGTGCAGGAGTGGCTGGAGCGCAGCGCCGGGCAGTTCAAGCAGATCGATCCCGCCAAGGCCGAGCCGCAGGAACTCGTCGACACCAGCTTCCCCACCTACAACTTCGACATCATCGACGGCGTGAACTACGAGATCGACGTGACCCAGCCCAGCCGCTACGACGCGTCGGGCAAGCTCGTGCACCCCGAGGCGCACCGCATCAAGAACCTGAGCTTCGGCGGCAAGCCGATTGACCCGAGTGCCAAGTTCGTGGTCGCCACCAACAACTACCGCGCTTCGGGCGGCGGCTCGTTCCCCGGCCTCGACGGCAAGAACATCGTGCTGCAGGCCCCCGACGAAACCCGTCAGGCCATCATCAAGTACTTCCAGGACCAGAAGACGGTGAACCCCACCGCCGACAACAACTGGAAGCTGACCCCGATTCCCGGCGTGAGCCTGCTCTACCCCAGCAGCCCCAACGCCCAGAAGTCCCTGCCGGCCGGCGCGAGCCTGCTCAATACCGGCGCCGACGGCTTCGCCAACTACGTGATCAAGTTCTGA
- a CDS encoding substrate-binding periplasmic protein — translation MINKNMAAALLLLGALGSSVQARSLTAIKQDGTLHIGTSGDMPPFSYTVDGINTGLEVDLLSMVAADLGLKVDFTVVPVDGALTSFTTRNVDVVVGGLGITSTRENKVDFTQPYMCLGMSVVSRDPAIQTRFDLENKSIGVLSGSTIQGFVAKLPFPKKTVVLATTTDVIFAVATGKVDASLAYATMAPVMAKLYPKAGVHFGPVQWSVPVGAMVAQNDASLRLALNRGLNKVMNDGRYAQLSSKYLGSDARCKATTP, via the coding sequence ATGATCAACAAGAACATGGCGGCGGCCCTGCTGCTGCTCGGCGCACTCGGCTCATCGGTGCAGGCACGCAGCCTGACGGCCATCAAGCAGGACGGCACCTTGCATATCGGCACCAGCGGCGACATGCCGCCTTTTTCCTACACCGTCGACGGCATCAACACCGGCCTGGAAGTCGATCTGCTCAGCATGGTCGCCGCCGACCTGGGCCTCAAGGTGGATTTCACGGTGGTACCGGTGGACGGCGCCCTGACCAGCTTCACGACCCGCAATGTCGACGTGGTGGTCGGCGGCCTGGGCATCACCAGCACCCGCGAGAACAAAGTCGATTTCACTCAGCCGTACATGTGCCTGGGCATGTCGGTGGTGTCGCGCGATCCGGCGATTCAGACCCGCTTCGATCTGGAAAACAAGAGCATCGGGGTCCTGTCGGGCAGCACCATTCAGGGCTTTGTCGCCAAGTTGCCCTTTCCCAAGAAGACCGTGGTGCTGGCGACCACCACCGACGTGATCTTCGCGGTGGCGACCGGCAAGGTGGACGCCTCACTCGCCTACGCCACGATGGCCCCGGTGATGGCCAAGCTGTACCCCAAGGCCGGCGTGCATTTCGGCCCGGTGCAGTGGAGCGTGCCGGTTGGCGCGATGGTGGCGCAAAACGATGCCAGCTTGCGCCTGGCGCTCAACCGGGGGCTGAACAAGGTGATGAACGACGGGCGCTACGCCCAGCTCAGCAGCAAGTACCTGGGCAGCGACGCCCGCTGCAAGGCCACCACGCCCTGA
- a CDS encoding PIG-L deacetylase family protein: MRLFKPRRWKRLTATLTAVVLLAAFVNGWNWLPTGSLTVQRVSSVAAALPVMAPLSGRVLFVSPHPDDETLAAGGILQDVMARGGQVYVVFLTSGDGFEWDARATIRDFTVSHADMLRLGLRRMNEARAAAQALGIPKDHLFFLGFPDQGLTAISLQNYLVPYTSSHTGVNRVPYAGTLAPGRPYTGQELDRQLAAVYDRVKPDTVLAPSVQDGHPDHRTAAYLASRLASQRGEKLYYYLVHGGLEWPLPKGRHDALPLAPPRPTSQGLTWSRYPVTDEQRARQVEAIKAYRSQLMVLGRFMWAFVRQNELLLPAPAEGSPIPPADLGK, from the coding sequence ATGCGACTCTTCAAGCCCCGCCGCTGGAAACGCCTGACCGCCACGCTGACGGCCGTGGTGCTGCTCGCGGCGTTCGTCAACGGCTGGAACTGGCTGCCCACCGGCAGCCTGACGGTGCAGCGGGTCAGCAGCGTGGCGGCGGCCCTGCCGGTGATGGCGCCGCTCTCGGGGCGGGTGCTGTTCGTCTCGCCGCATCCCGACGACGAAACGCTGGCGGCCGGCGGCATCTTGCAGGACGTGATGGCCCGCGGCGGGCAGGTGTACGTGGTGTTTTTGACCAGCGGCGACGGCTTCGAGTGGGACGCCCGCGCCACCATCCGCGATTTCACCGTCAGCCACGCCGACATGCTGCGGCTGGGCCTCAGGCGTATGAACGAGGCCCGCGCGGCGGCCCAGGCGCTGGGGATTCCCAAAGACCACCTCTTCTTCCTGGGCTTTCCCGACCAGGGCCTGACCGCCATCTCGCTGCAGAATTATCTGGTGCCGTACACCAGCAGCCACACCGGGGTCAACCGGGTGCCGTATGCTGGCACCTTGGCGCCGGGGCGGCCCTACACCGGGCAGGAACTCGACCGGCAACTCGCCGCCGTGTACGACCGGGTCAAGCCTGACACGGTGCTGGCCCCCAGCGTGCAAGACGGCCACCCCGACCACCGCACGGCGGCGTATCTGGCCTCGCGGCTGGCGAGCCAGCGCGGCGAGAAGCTCTACTACTACCTCGTTCACGGCGGCCTGGAATGGCCGCTGCCCAAGGGCCGCCACGACGCGCTGCCGCTGGCCCCGCCGCGCCCGACCTCGCAGGGCCTGACGTGGTCGCGCTATCCGGTGACCGACGAGCAGCGCGCCCGGCAGGTCGAGGCGATCAAGGCCTACCGCTCGCAGCTGATGGTGCTGGGGCGCTTCATGTGGGCCTTCGTGCGCCAGAACGAATTGCTGCTGCCCGCCCCGGCCGAGGGCAGCCCGATTCCGCCGGCCGATCTCGGCAAATGA
- the moaC gene encoding cyclic pyranopterin monophosphate synthase MoaC: MVDVTGKVATHREATAEAWVVLPPEARAALESGTNKKGDPLTVARLAGLAGCKRTADLITLCHPIPVSGAQVDVGLEERGVYIQATVKTQAPTGVEMEALTAVTVAALNVYDMLKAASKAIEIQGVRLLAKSGGKSGDYHVTAEGTE, from the coding sequence ATGGTGGACGTGACCGGCAAGGTCGCCACCCACCGCGAGGCCACCGCCGAGGCCTGGGTGGTGCTGCCGCCCGAGGCGCGCGCGGCGCTGGAAAGCGGCACCAACAAGAAAGGTGATCCGCTGACGGTGGCCCGGCTGGCGGGGCTGGCCGGCTGCAAGCGCACCGCCGACCTGATCACGCTGTGCCACCCGATTCCGGTGAGCGGCGCGCAGGTGGACGTGGGCTTGGAGGAGCGCGGCGTGTATATCCAGGCCACCGTCAAGACCCAGGCGCCCACCGGCGTCGAGATGGAGGCCCTCACGGCCGTGACGGTGGCGGCCCTCAACGTCTATGACATGCTCAAGGCCGCCAGCAAGGCCATCGAGATTCAGGGGGTGCGCCTGCTGGCCAAGAGCGGCGGCAAGAGCGGTGACTACCATGTGACGGCCGAGGGCACGGAGTAA
- a CDS encoding isocitrate/isopropylmalate dehydrogenase family protein, which translates to MAHYRIALIEGDGIGHEVIPAARRVLDAAGFDAEYVDAQAGYEYFLDYGTSTPQATYDAVENTHATLFGAATSPTDKPKGFQGAIRHLRQKYGLYANVRPTKTRPVPGSYDNVDLVIVRENTQGLYVEQERRYGDTAIADTVITKDASQRIGKFALNLAMQRRQKLSVVHKANVLPVTQGLFLNTILDEAKGVEGLNLSTMIVDNAAMQLVRNPQQFDVMVMTNMFGDILSDLAAGLVGGLGIAASGNIGDKFGIFESVHGSAPDIAGQGVANPTATVLAAVLMLQHLGETEVATRIDNAVNKILAEGPRTRDLGGTAGTEEFTNALIGYL; encoded by the coding sequence ATGGCTCACTACCGCATTGCATTGATCGAAGGCGACGGCATCGGCCACGAAGTGATTCCCGCGGCCCGGCGCGTGCTCGACGCCGCCGGCTTCGACGCCGAGTACGTGGACGCCCAGGCCGGCTACGAGTACTTCCTCGACTACGGCACCTCCACCCCGCAGGCCACCTACGACGCGGTGGAAAACACCCACGCCACCCTGTTCGGCGCCGCCACCAGCCCCACCGACAAGCCCAAGGGCTTTCAGGGCGCCATTCGCCACCTGCGCCAGAAGTACGGTCTGTACGCCAACGTGCGCCCCACCAAGACCCGTCCGGTGCCGGGGTCGTACGACAACGTCGATCTGGTGATCGTGCGCGAGAACACCCAGGGCCTCTACGTGGAGCAGGAGCGGCGCTACGGCGACACCGCCATCGCCGACACGGTGATCACCAAAGACGCCAGCCAGCGCATCGGCAAGTTCGCCCTCAATCTGGCGATGCAGCGGCGCCAGAAGCTCTCGGTGGTGCACAAGGCCAACGTGCTGCCGGTGACGCAGGGCCTGTTTCTCAACACCATTCTGGACGAGGCCAAGGGCGTAGAGGGCCTCAACCTCAGCACCATGATCGTGGACAACGCCGCCATGCAGCTCGTGCGTAACCCGCAGCAGTTCGACGTGATGGTCATGACCAACATGTTCGGCGACATCCTCTCGGACCTGGCCGCCGGACTGGTGGGCGGGCTGGGCATCGCCGCCAGCGGCAACATCGGCGACAAGTTCGGCATCTTCGAATCGGTGCACGGCTCGGCCCCCGACATCGCCGGGCAGGGCGTCGCCAACCCCACCGCCACGGTGCTGGCCGCCGTGCTGATGCTGCAGCACCTCGGCGAAACCGAAGTGGCGACCCGCATCGACAACGCCGTGAACAAGATTCTGGCCGAGGGGCCGCGCACCCGCGATCTGGGCGGCACCGCCGGCACCGAGGAATTCACCAACGCGCTGATCGGCTACCTGTAA
- the mnmD gene encoding tRNA (5-methylaminomethyl-2-thiouridine)(34)-methyltransferase MnmD yields MTGDLPKAQPTPDGTLTVFSERYGELYASRHGAGRQSRAVFLEGSATHLHPSPRVLEIGFGLGLNFRTTLKQVSGRGAALAYRAFEAYPLPASVLAEVSAGEAHPLWLALLDAWDAGVLRGELELGGGPHHLRIDFADVNAADLPKGWASAVYLDGFSPARNPEVWTPPLLARLAASLASGGVLATYSAAGAVRRGLIAAGLDVEKRRGQEHGLIGKREFLVARRA; encoded by the coding sequence ATGACCGGCGACCTGCCGAAGGCCCAGCCCACCCCCGACGGCACGCTGACGGTGTTCAGCGAGCGCTACGGCGAACTGTACGCTTCCCGGCACGGCGCAGGGCGGCAGTCGCGCGCCGTGTTTCTGGAAGGCAGCGCCACGCACCTGCACCCCTCGCCCCGGGTGCTGGAAATCGGCTTCGGGCTGGGGCTCAACTTCCGCACCACCCTGAAGCAGGTGTCCGGACGCGGCGCGGCGCTGGCGTACCGGGCCTTTGAGGCGTATCCGCTGCCGGCGTCGGTGCTGGCCGAGGTGTCGGCCGGCGAAGCGCACCCCTTGTGGCTGGCCTTGCTGGACGCCTGGGACGCGGGCGTGCTGCGGGGCGAACTGGAGCTGGGCGGCGGCCCCCACCACCTGCGAATCGACTTTGCCGACGTGAACGCCGCTGATCTGCCGAAGGGATGGGCCAGCGCGGTGTACCTCGACGGCTTCAGCCCGGCCAGGAACCCGGAAGTCTGGACGCCGCCGTTGCTGGCGCGGCTGGCCGCGAGCCTGGCATCGGGCGGGGTGCTGGCGACCTACAGCGCGGCGGGCGCGGTGCGCCGGGGCCTGATCGCGGCGGGTCTGGATGTCGAGAAGCGGCGTGGGCAGGAACACGGACTGATCGGCAAGCGCGAATTTCTGGTGGCCCGCCGAGCGTGA
- a CDS encoding FAD-dependent oxidoreductase, with translation MKRLLVVGGGIAGASAAYFAAHSGWAVTLLDAGEGRASDVPAALLNPVRGQSGHVEPRSLAGLRCTWALIAELEAAGHPVAHGRTGVRRPVPDEKTRRKWQARLPAELPHVWRDPAGLPSGWHSVLDLPEGGWVGGGALVAALVAASGARVVRGRATQVWAGGARLEGGDTLGAERVLCCGGSFGAALSGTAGGLHRAGSLLLLNKAPARPLSFGAYLSPARSGGVLGATFETPAQGHAAALAPGLPLRSLAWLLDKGTALSDLRGVNVTGRWTGVRLSPLRCGPDDSGVWHLSGLGSKGFLLGPLLAREVVGEMTLLS, from the coding sequence GTGAAGCGCCTGCTGGTGGTGGGCGGCGGCATCGCCGGAGCGTCGGCGGCCTACTTCGCTGCCCATAGTGGCTGGGCGGTGACCTTGCTCGACGCGGGCGAGGGCCGGGCCAGCGACGTGCCCGCCGCGCTGCTCAACCCGGTGCGCGGGCAGAGCGGGCACGTCGAACCCCGCTCGCTTGCCGGCCTGCGCTGCACCTGGGCGCTGATCGCCGAACTCGAAGCGGCCGGCCACCCGGTAGCGCACGGCCGGACCGGGGTGCGGAGGCCAGTACCTGACGAGAAGACCCGCCGCAAGTGGCAGGCCCGTTTGCCCGCCGAACTGCCGCACGTCTGGCGCGACCCTGCCGGTCTGCCTTCCGGCTGGCACAGCGTGTTGGACCTCCCGGAAGGCGGCTGGGTCGGCGGCGGGGCGTTGGTGGCGGCGCTGGTGGCCGCTTCGGGCGCGCGGGTGGTGCGCGGGCGGGCCACGCAGGTGTGGGCCGGCGGCGCGAGGCTGGAGGGCGGCGACACGCTCGGCGCCGAGCGTGTGCTGTGCTGCGGCGGTTCGTTCGGAGCCGCGTTGTCCGGGACGGCCGGCGGCCTTCACCGCGCCGGAAGCCTGCTGCTGCTGAACAAGGCCCCGGCCCGGCCGCTGAGTTTCGGCGCCTACCTCTCGCCCGCCCGAAGCGGCGGGGTGCTGGGCGCCACGTTCGAGACTCCGGCGCAGGGCCACGCGGCGGCGCTGGCGCCCGGCCTGCCGCTGCGGTCGCTGGCGTGGCTGCTGGACAAGGGTACGGCCCTCTCGGACCTGCGCGGGGTGAATGTCACCGGACGCTGGACCGGCGTGCGTCTCTCGCCGCTGCGCTGCGGGCCGGACGACTCGGGCGTGTGGCACCTCTCCGGGCTGGGCAGCAAGGGCTTCCTGCTGGGGCCGCTGCTGGCGCGGGAAGTGGTGGGGGAGATGACGCTGCTGAGCTGA
- a CDS encoding NIPSNAP family protein gives MFYELRRYTAQPGRRGDLVKYMEDVIIPYQVAAGMVVVASFTDEEDPDGYVWMRRFDDEAQREQLYAAAYDTERWKNEIGPAVDQLMVRSKMVVTRIVPTPKSVLR, from the coding sequence ATGTTTTATGAATTGCGCCGCTATACCGCCCAGCCCGGACGCCGGGGCGACCTGGTGAAGTACATGGAAGACGTCATCATTCCTTATCAGGTCGCCGCAGGCATGGTGGTCGTCGCTTCCTTCACCGACGAGGAAGACCCCGACGGTTACGTCTGGATGCGCCGTTTCGACGACGAAGCGCAGCGCGAGCAGCTCTACGCCGCCGCCTACGACACCGAGCGCTGGAAAAACGAGATCGGCCCGGCGGTCGATCAGTTGATGGTCCGCAGCAAGATGGTCGTGACCCGCATCGTACCGACCCCGAAGTCCGTCCTGCGCTGA
- a CDS encoding DUF177 domain-containing protein has protein sequence MTTHLSPRIHLGTLLRQMGDASASGEVTELRYEQGGGAQTMRFTEPAPFRISVNSLQGNEFWLQGKFEPTLSLECARCLRPVAVPLSLKLGTLMRYEPSAQAPYLEEADTGEEILVFGDPDLDLSNYLAESTLLEAPLTVLHDEACKGLCQVCGHDLNDGPCEHSAAVPIEDDSERFLEAQHEGKQHARQNPFLALQSLELPDE, from the coding sequence ATGACCACCCACCTTTCCCCCCGAATTCACCTCGGCACCCTGCTGCGCCAGATGGGCGACGCCAGTGCCAGCGGTGAAGTGACGGAGCTGCGCTACGAGCAGGGCGGCGGGGCGCAGACGATGCGCTTTACCGAGCCGGCACCTTTCCGTATCAGTGTCAATTCGCTGCAAGGCAACGAGTTCTGGTTGCAGGGCAAGTTCGAGCCGACCCTCAGCCTCGAATGTGCCCGCTGCCTGCGTCCGGTGGCGGTGCCGCTGAGCCTCAAGCTCGGCACCCTGATGCGCTACGAACCCTCGGCCCAGGCGCCGTACCTCGAAGAAGCCGACACCGGCGAGGAAATCCTGGTGTTCGGTGACCCCGACCTCGACCTCAGCAACTACCTGGCCGAGAGCACCCTGCTCGAAGCGCCGCTGACGGTGCTGCACGACGAGGCCTGCAAGGGGCTGTGCCAGGTGTGCGGCCACGACCTCAACGACGGTCCCTGCGAGCACAGCGCCGCCGTGCCGATCGAGGACGACTCCGAGCGCTTTCTCGAAGCCCAGCACGAGGGCAAGCAGCACGCCCGGCAAAATCCCTTCCTGGCGCTTCAATCGCTGGAATTGCCGGATGAATGA